In the genome of Microcoleus vaginatus PCC 9802, the window AATAGTATGTTTGGGCTATCGGCATAAAGCAAGTCGGAAAAGTCGGATCATAAAGTCGGAAAAGTCGGATATTTGCCTAATTGGCATATTTCTGAGTGAGCTATACCATATCACGCGCTAAAAGGCATCGGTAATAATACTTAAAATTAATCGAATTGTCTGCGCTAATCGGCATACTTTTTTATTTGAAAATATAAAAAGTAATCAAGCCTTGTCTTTTGGATAAAGACAAGGCTTGATACTGATTTATAGGGTTGCCCCCTAGGTAGCGAACTCAGATTTATGAAAAATGAACCAGTTTTTCGGATTTTTTAAGAGCTTTATATATGTCAAAGAGTCGAGGTTGTAGGCGTTCAGGGGGTGACAAGCAACTGAAAAGCTTTGCAATTAAAGGGTTTAAGCCGATCGCCCTCAAAAAGAATTAGGCGGCCGCGATCGCCTTTTTCGGGTTTCGACAAGGTGGAATCAGGATCGGGGGCGATCGCTACCATCCCAATTGTCAATAACCTGTCATGATAGTTCTTAGAGATTTCTCCACCGACTTACTACGGTGCATAACTCAAAATTAGGGTGCAAAACTGGCAAAACCTTAGCCGATGGGATGTGTATATGACTTTTGAAGAAGCCCTAGAATTTATCGAATCAGCCTTAGAGTCCAAAACCAGTAAACCGTTAAATTTTCTTGAGCAGGAAATCTTAAAAGCAGCTTGGGAAAACGCAACTTATAGTGCTGTTGCTGACAGCTTGTACCTCAGCGTAGGACATATCAAAGATTCATCTTCCCTCTTGTGGCAGCGCATTTCAGACTTAATGGGGGAAAAAGTTACTAAAAATAACTTCCGCTCTCTCCTAGAGAAGCAAAGCACCACAAGTGCGATCGCCGAGGCCAAAGGCGAAGGCGAACTTATGACGATGGCTTCGGTAGGAGAAAGTGACATCAATGAATTAGGAACTTGCAAAGGCAACATTTTAATTGTTGATGACCTCCCAGAAAATCTGCGTTTTCTAACAGAAATTCTCGCTAAGGAGGGGTACAAAGTTCGCGGCGTCACCAATGGTTTGATGGCCTTGAGGACGGTTCGCCATTATCCCCCCGATGCTATATTGCTGGATATTAAAATGCCCGACATGGACGGCTATCAAGTCTGCGAAGCCCTTAAATCGGATGAAAAAACCTCAGAAATTCCGATTATTTTCTTAAGCGCACTTGACCAAGTTTTTGATAAAGTCAAAGCTTTTAAGGTAGGGGGAGTTGACTACATCTCTAAACCTTTTCAGCCGGAAGAAGTGCTAGTTCGCCTGGAAACTCAGGTCACTATCCAACACCAAAAACGCCAGCTTAAAGAAGCAATCGAGCGACACCAGCAAACCGCAGAAATTGCCTACCAATCTCGCAGCCTGCTGGCAAATTTGCTCAACTCATCTCTGGATGGAATAGCCGCAGTACAGGCGGTGAGGGGAGATATCGCTGGAGAAATTGAAGATTTTCGCTGCTTGGTAGTTAACCCTGTCTTTGCCAGACTCTTAGGGAAAAAACGAACAGATCTCGCGGGCGAACCCGTGCTGAAAAAACTGCTTAATCACTTGAGTCCCGGATTGTTTGATTTATTAGTAGAGGTTGTTGAGACTGGAGAATCGCTTAAAGGAGAGGTTCATCTAGAAAGTGATTACCTTGGCAAATGCTATTATTTCACTGCTGTTAAATTGGGAGACGGTTGCTCAATTACCATCCGCGACCTTACAGACTTAAAACAGTCGGCATTAAAGTCAATGATTGAACAGAACCAACCGCGTACTAGCATCAAATAGCATAAACGGGACTTACGCAATCCGATCCAGAAACCGGGTTTATGAAGTGCATTAGGGACACGGCACCATGCCCACTCGTGTCAACTTAACATACAACCAATAGT includes:
- a CDS encoding response regulator, with the translated sequence MTFEEALEFIESALESKTSKPLNFLEQEILKAAWENATYSAVADSLYLSVGHIKDSSSLLWQRISDLMGEKVTKNNFRSLLEKQSTTSAIAEAKGEGELMTMASVGESDINELGTCKGNILIVDDLPENLRFLTEILAKEGYKVRGVTNGLMALRTVRHYPPDAILLDIKMPDMDGYQVCEALKSDEKTSEIPIIFLSALDQVFDKVKAFKVGGVDYISKPFQPEEVLVRLETQVTIQHQKRQLKEAIERHQQTAEIAYQSRSLLANLLNSSLDGIAAVQAVRGDIAGEIEDFRCLVVNPVFARLLGKKRTDLAGEPVLKKLLNHLSPGLFDLLVEVVETGESLKGEVHLESDYLGKCYYFTAVKLGDGCSITIRDLTDLKQSALKSMIEQNQPRTSIK